The genomic region NNNNNNNNNNNNNNNNNNNNNNNNNNNNNNNNNNNNNNNNNNNNNNNNNNNNNNNNNNNNNNNNNNNNNNNNNNNNNNNNNNNNNNNNNNNNNNNNNNNNNNNNNNNNNNNNNNNNNNNNNNNNNNNNNNNNNNNNNNNNNNNNNNNNNNNNNNNNNNNNNNNNNNNNNNNNNNNNNNNNNNNNNNNNNNNNNNNNNNNNNNNNNNNNNNNNNNNNNNNNNNNNNNNNNNNNNNNNNNNNNNNNNNNNNNNNNNNNNNNNNNNNNNNNNNNNNNNNNNNNNNNNNNNNNNNNNNNNNNNNNNNNNNNNNNNNNNNNNNNNNNNNNNNNNNNNNNNNNNNNNNNNNNNNNNNNNNNNNNNNNNNNNNNNNNNNNNNNNNNNNNNNNNNNNNNNNNNNNNNNNNNNNNNNNNNNNNNNNNNNNNNNNNNNNNNNNNNNNNNNNNNNNNNNNNNNNNNNNNNNNNNNNNNNNNNNNNNNNNNNNNNNNNNNNNNNNNNNNNNNNNNNNNNNNNNNNNNNNNNNNNNNNNNNNNNNNNNNNNNNNNNNNNNNNNNNNNNNNNNNNNNNNNNNNNNNNNNNNNNNNNNNNNNNNNNNNNNNNNNNNNNNNNNNNNNNNNNNNNNNNNNNNNNNNNNNNNNNNNNNNNNNNNNNNNNNNNNNNNNNNNNNNNNNNNNNNNNNNNNNNNNNNNNNNNNNNNNNNNNNNNNNNNNNNNNNNNNNNNNNNNNNNNNNNNNNNNNNNNNNNNNNNNNNNNNNNNNNNNNNNNNNNNNNNNNNNNNNNNNNNNNNNNNNNNNNNNNNNNNNNNNNNNNNNNNNNNNNNNNNNNNNNNNNNNNNNNNNNNNNNNNNNNNNNNNNNNNNNNNNNNNNNNNNNNNNNNNNNNNNNNNNNNNNNNNNNNNNNNNNNNNNNNNNNNNNNNNNNNNNNNNNNNNNNNNNNNNNNNNNNNNNNNNNNNNNNNNNNNNNNNNNNNNcttcttcttcttcttcttcttctcctgcttCTTCCACAGTATTGTTCACTTTTTTCTTCCTCCCCCTACTCAAATGACCATGAACTTTCCTGCAAAAAGTAAACCATATTGACAGGCTGCAACCATCTTCCACAGTATTGTTCACTTTTTTCTTCCTCCCCCTACTCAAATGACCATGAACTTTCCTGCAAAAAGTAAACCATATTGACAGGCTGCAACCAAGAAATGAACATATGCAGTACACATCACAATGACCAAACACTTACTTcaatgttttcttttttgctttcaaATTCTCCAGGAATGGCTTCAACCTCTTATTCGATTCTTTGGCTGGTCTGCCTTTGGGATTTATTATTGGTTTAGGGTCTTGAACTTGATTTGTAAACCATTGCCGCGCCCCAGAAAAATACGCCGGCATAGGAACAAATGATGGTGTGCCAGTATTCACATCATTTCTGTTGCCCTCGTCCAATATGCTCCTCAGGTACTCCATCACCTTTTCTGACTGCATTTCGCTAGCTGAGGCCGTGAATAAAGCCTCACTAGCCATATTGCGCAGTTCATGGTACTTATCCATCTGTTCTGACCATATATGTGTATTGGCACTCCTCACAGAACCAAAAGCAGGCTTGGCTTGCATTGTCCATCTAGCCTTCACACAACATGCGGGGATGGTGCATATCCCATTGTACTTCAGAACGCAAAATATATGAGCACATGGAAAATCCTTGCTTTCCATCTTCCTACATCCACAATATGCACTCtccatcttagatccatcaaaaaTACATATGACATGGAACCTAACGTGCACCGACTCTTTGCGAGCAACTCCATAGCTAACCAAACCAGTGTCCTCTTCCACCTCAAGAACATTCCATCTTGATAAGTTGACAATCTCAGCCTTTACCTTACTGAACATAACAGGGGTATAAATAGATGACACACTTATCTCAAGTGGGTCGGCAGTCAATCTAGTGAAGGGGATTGTGTGCGAAGCTACAGCGTCCAATGCTGCTTCATTCCGACGCAAAACTGACACACAGTGTTCAACGTGTTGCACGAGATCAATGAGTTTCATTCTCCTATTCAGGTGTACATGAAGCCTCGAGTTTAGAGACTCACTCCTCTGATTGCTCAACATCCCTAGGAAATACCTTTCCTTGTTATATGCTACAGACCACTTCTCTCTCAGCTCGTACATCCTATGAATCCATGCATCTTTCTTTTTCCTTGTGATTCTAAATCTCTTCTTATAAGCCAACTAGCGTCTCTCAAACTCATGAACATCCATGGCATAGTAAATAAATTTCCTAAATTCCTTAAGCTTTTCCTTTCGGAGGTGAAGCACCATATTCTGCTCGATATGCCAGCTGCACAGACGGTGATATGTGCTAGGCCAGACTGATGATATGGCTTTGGCCATTGAAGCGTCGCCGTCTGTGATCGTTGAAATGGGATGCTTCTGGTGCATTGCCTCCAAAAAAACCTGAAGCAGCCACTCATATGAGTCAGCCCATTCGCCGGATACAAGACCAACCCCAAACACGACTGTGCTACGGTGATGGTTCAGCCCCACAAATGGAACAAATGGCAACCTATATTTGTTTGACCGGTATGTGCTGTCAAACACCACCACACcaccaaatgcaacatagtccaaGCGAGATTGGGCGTCTGCCCAGAATATGTTCTGCAGATGCCCATCAATGTCTGTGGTGTATCTGTAAAAAAAATCTGGGTCTTTCATCTGTTGTGCTGTCATGTAGTTCAGCATAAACTGAGCATCGCTACCTtctatctttttcttcttctccaatgCGACATGGTTATACAGATCGCGAGATATAAATCCAGCCTTGCCGAAACCACCAGCCTGCTTCTCCATCACATCCATTATCTGATGTGTGCGAAGTCCACCAACCGAGTACTCAATGACATCCGCCTTCTGTGGGTCGTTCAGGCCACGATGAGACCACAGGAAAGGTGACAACTCAGGATTTATGAATGGATGGCTATGTTGGTCAACAAAATTCTTTACAAACCACAACCCAGTGCTTGCTTGAAGCTCAACCTGCAAAAGAGCAGGACAACCACACCGAGAGAGTGCCCTTGGTGTCCTTTTCTTGTCGGTTTCATCAAAGTGCTTTACGTCACGATATCCTTGTTTGCAGCACACAAACGTCCTCCGGTATGCATTTTCCTTGTTTCCCTTATATTTTAGATCGCCCTTTCTAACACCAAACCCTTTGCTCTCCGCATACGCTAAGTAGAACTTGTACGCTTCGTTCTCACTTTTAAATGTCTGCCTGACCATTGAGTCGTACTCCATAAATTCATCTATCGAGATGCCTTCACCAGCCATGCCGATATCCTGCCATAAGAAACAGCAAAACCTGTTACATATTTACATGAAAGAAAATACGCTGAAACTAAAACATTTTAATTATACATTGTCAACGATTATCATCTGTAACTGAACCAATAATCTCTGACATCCTTACTA from Triticum aestivum cultivar Chinese Spring chromosome 4A, IWGSC CS RefSeq v2.1, whole genome shotgun sequence harbors:
- the LOC123082678 gene encoding protein FAR1-RELATED SEQUENCE 5-like, with product MAGEGISIDEFMEYDSMVRQTFKSENEAYKFYLAYAESKGFGVRKGDLKYKGNKENAYRRTFVCCKQGYRDVKHFDETDKKRTPRALSRCGCPALLQVELQASTGLWFVKNFVDQHSHPFINPELSPFLWSHRGLNDPQKADVIEYSVGGLRTHQIMDVMEKQAGGFGKAGFISRDLYNHVALEKKKKIEGSDAQFMLNYMTAQQMKDPDFFYRYTTDIDGHLQNIFWADAQSRLDYVAFGGVVVFDSTYRSNKYRLPFVPFVGLNHHRSTVVFGVGLVSGEWADSYEWLLQVFLEAMHQKHPISTITDGDASMAKAISSVWPSTYHRLCSWHIEQNMVLHLRKEKLKEFRKFIYYAMDVHEFERR